GTGAACGTTCTTGAAAATATACGAAAAAGCACCGGCCAAAATCAATTTGATGCTGGATGTACTTCATAAACGTCCTGACGGCTTCCATGAGGTAGAGATGGTCATGACGATGATTGACCTCGCCGATCGGCTCGAAATGTCCGAACAGAAGCGGGACACCATCATCATCACCTCACAGGCAGGGTACATACCGCTGGACGAGAAGAATTTGGCCTTTCAGGCAGCAAGACTAATTAAAGAGCGCTATGACGTGAAAAAGGGTGTGCATATTCACCTGGACAAAAAAATTCCCGTTGCCGCTGGACTCGCAGGAGGCAGCAGTGATGCAGCGGCAACACTGCGCGGCTTGAACCGCCTCTGGGGACTGGGTATCCCCCAGGAGGAGCTGCTCGCGCTGGGCGCAGAGCTCGGCTCGGATGTGCCGTTCTGTGTAACCGGCGGCACCGCACTGGCTACAGGGCGCGGCGAGGTACTCACGCCGATCCCAAACCCGCCGCAGTGCTGGGTGATCGTGGCGAAGCCGCCGATCAATGTGTCGACGGCGGAAGTGTACGGCCGTTTGCGCAGCGAGCAGATTCAGCACCATCCATCGGCTGAACGCATGGTCGAGGCGCTTACGCAAGGCAGTTTCCAGCAGATGTGCCAATCGCTGGGTAACGTGCTGGAGGAGGTTACCTTGAAGATGCACCCGGAAGTTCAGCAGTTGAAGGAAGGAATGCTGAAATTGGGAGCTGACGGTGCGCTCATGTCCGGAAGCGGTCCAACGGTCTTCGGTCTCGTCTCCAAGGAATCCAAGGTAGCCCGGATTTACAATGGCCTGCGGGGATTCTGTAAGGAAGTGTATGCCGTTCGCCTACTGACTTAGAAACGGTTATGTTTGACAATTCGGGGTCGAATTTCAAACAAAGTTGTATAAATACGTACAAAGGTGTTATATTTAACATATAATATTCGGATTTAGCGAGGAACCCTAGGTGAAAAAATTAAAACGAAGCGAACGATTGGTCGATATGACCCAATATTTACTATCTAAACCGCATACGCTGATTCCGCTGACAACGTTCGCTGAGCGATATGGAGCAGCCAAGTCATCCATCAGTGAGGATTTGGCAATCATTAAGGACGTGTTCGAGAGCGAGGGGCTCGGAGAGCTTCAGACGCTGGCCGGCGCAGCGGGAGGAGTCCGCCACATTCCGAAGCTGCGCAAAGATCATGCCTTGCGGTTTGCGGAGGAGCTGTGTCAGCAGCTTCAGCAATCGGATCGGATTTTGCCGGGAGGTTATTTGTACATGTCTGATCTGCTCGGACAACCTTCGCTGATGAATGAGGCGGGCAAGATCATTGCCACGGCGTTTGCCGACCGGGATATCGATGTGGTCATGACCGTGGAAACCAAAGGGATTCCGCTGGCCTATGCGACAGCGGCACAATTGAACCTGCCGGTCGTACTAGTTCGACGGGACCATCAAGTGACGGAAGGATCGGCCGTAAGCATCAATTATGTATCGGGATCACATAAGAGCATTCATACCATGTCATTATCCCGCCGGGCGCTCAAGGAACGCTCTCGTGTGCTGATCGTGGATGATTTTATGAAGGCAGGCGGGACCATTCAGGGAATGGTCGATCTGCTTGGTGAATTTAATGCAGAAGTCGCAGGTGTCGGTGTGCTGGTAGAGTCAGGAGCGGTGGAAACCGAGGAAAGACTTCTGGAGGACTATATTTCACTAGCCATCTTAAGCGATGTGGACTCCAAAACGAAGAGAATTACCGTAAACCCTGGTAATTACTTCGAAAAATAGAGTCGCGATATTTGTCGATATAATAGCGTTTTCATTCGAATTAGCCCGAAGTCTGTCGAAAATATCACATTCTAAAAAAAATTCCTGTTTTTAGGACATTTTGTATTAGAAAAAAGAAGGATTTATGGTTTGCTGTGTGGAATTATACACCAAGTCTCTGATGGAAAAAGGTGGTGAACACATATGCAAATTACGGATGTCAGACTCCGCCGTGTTAACTCTGAGGGGAGAATGAAGGCAATCGCATCCATTACCATCGATAATGAATTTGTCGTTCACGACATTCGCGTCATCGACGGAAACAATGGAATGTTTGTTGCAATGCCGAGCAAACGCACTCCTGATGGAGAATTCCGCGACATTGCCCATCCCATTTCTTCCGGTACTCGCGAGAAAATTCAATCGGCTGTATTGGCCGAGTATGAGCGAGCGGCTACTGAAGAAGAAGTG
Above is a window of Paenibacillus sp. FSL K6-1330 DNA encoding:
- the spoVG gene encoding septation regulator SpoVG, with protein sequence MQITDVRLRRVNSEGRMKAIASITIDNEFVVHDIRVIDGNNGMFVAMPSKRTPDGEFRDIAHPISSGTREKIQSAVLAEYERAATEEEVIEEGA
- the purR gene encoding pur operon repressor, with the translated sequence MKKLKRSERLVDMTQYLLSKPHTLIPLTTFAERYGAAKSSISEDLAIIKDVFESEGLGELQTLAGAAGGVRHIPKLRKDHALRFAEELCQQLQQSDRILPGGYLYMSDLLGQPSLMNEAGKIIATAFADRDIDVVMTVETKGIPLAYATAAQLNLPVVLVRRDHQVTEGSAVSINYVSGSHKSIHTMSLSRRALKERSRVLIVDDFMKAGGTIQGMVDLLGEFNAEVAGVGVLVESGAVETEERLLEDYISLAILSDVDSKTKRITVNPGNYFEK
- the ispE gene encoding 4-(cytidine 5'-diphospho)-2-C-methyl-D-erythritol kinase, producing MKIYEKAPAKINLMLDVLHKRPDGFHEVEMVMTMIDLADRLEMSEQKRDTIIITSQAGYIPLDEKNLAFQAARLIKERYDVKKGVHIHLDKKIPVAAGLAGGSSDAAATLRGLNRLWGLGIPQEELLALGAELGSDVPFCVTGGTALATGRGEVLTPIPNPPQCWVIVAKPPINVSTAEVYGRLRSEQIQHHPSAERMVEALTQGSFQQMCQSLGNVLEEVTLKMHPEVQQLKEGMLKLGADGALMSGSGPTVFGLVSKESKVARIYNGLRGFCKEVYAVRLLT